A genomic region of Methanosphaera sp. WGK6 contains the following coding sequences:
- the hdrB gene encoding CoB--CoM heterodisulfide reductase subunit B: MAYAYFLGCIMNNRYPGIEKSTRVLMDKLGVELADMEGASCCPAPGVFGSFDKETWATIAARNLTIAEDMGSDILTECNGCFGSLHEANSLLKEDEEFKGKVNGSLSEINREFKGTSNVRHFAEVLYNDVGLEKLTEVMEKDLNLNVAVHYGCHFLKPSDEIGIDNPKNPKILDELVEITGAKSVPYTDKMMCCGAGGGLRARDKAVTTSFTHEKLENMKAAGVDAIVDVCPFCHMQFDVGQTEVNEQYDTDFAIPVLHLAQLYGLAMGLSPEECTLDKQVVDPTELVEKMNTPKDAE; the protein is encoded by the coding sequence ATGGCATATGCTTACTTTTTAGGATGTATAATGAACAACAGATACCCTGGAATTGAAAAATCCACCAGAGTATTAATGGACAAATTAGGTGTAGAATTAGCAGATATGGAAGGAGCTTCCTGTTGTCCTGCACCAGGTGTATTCGGATCATTTGATAAAGAAACCTGGGCAACTATTGCAGCAAGAAACTTAACCATTGCAGAAGATATGGGATCAGACATCTTAACAGAATGTAACGGATGTTTCGGTTCACTTCACGAAGCTAACTCATTATTAAAAGAAGATGAAGAATTCAAAGGAAAAGTAAATGGATCATTATCTGAAATTAACCGTGAATTCAAAGGTACATCTAATGTAAGACACTTCGCAGAAGTATTATACAATGATGTAGGATTAGAAAAACTTACCGAAGTAATGGAAAAAGACTTAAACTTAAACGTTGCTGTACACTACGGTTGTCACTTCTTAAAACCTAGTGATGAAATAGGTATAGACAATCCTAAAAACCCTAAAATATTAGATGAACTTGTAGAAATTACTGGAGCAAAATCTGTACCATACACAGATAAAATGATGTGTTGTGGAGCAGGTGGAGGTCTCAGAGCAAGAGATAAAGCAGTAACAACCAGTTTCACTCATGAAAAACTTGAAAACATGAAAGCAGCTGGAGTAGACGCTATTGTAGATGTATGTCCTTTCTGTCACATGCAATTTGATGTAGGACAAACAGAAGTAAACGAACAATACGACACTGACTTTGCAATACCAGTATTACACTTAGCTCAATTATACGGATTAGCAATGGGATTATCACCAGAAGAATGTACTCTTGATAAACAAGTTGTTGACCCAACAGAGTTAGTTGAAAAAATGAACACACCTAAAGATGCAGAATAA
- a CDS encoding DUF749 family protein produces the protein MQKFIVELIGVFTKKDLPEDYEKFVEYKATIDNKNVETTTPIAILKIKDTTSYHVLFLDEYESMDQIDEEISNSLDGQIYNFTIRNILKGHIESEEGN, from the coding sequence ATGCAAAAATTTATTGTTGAATTAATAGGTGTTTTCACCAAAAAAGACTTACCTGAAGATTATGAAAAATTTGTAGAATACAAAGCAACAATAGACAATAAAAATGTTGAAACCACAACACCAATAGCTATTTTAAAAATAAAAGACACAACAAGTTATCATGTTTTATTCTTAGATGAATATGAATCAATGGATCAAATTGATGAAGAAATATCTAACTCTCTTGATGGTCAGATATATAATTTTACAATAAGAAATATACTTAAAGGACATATTGAATCAGAAGAAGGTAACTAA
- a CDS encoding DUF2096 domain-containing protein, which yields MSNDVKEPLYLRWSVLDHLLKTLNKKYGDIPKEIIKDLQYARALTNFYTEDPSEPDRAKELGRIDSLLNTVERNLMSLAQVEGEEFVKEWEEKLLDASKGKEVFKSVPIQSKFIAGMPANFDFVRFNFRQPIAEERFIEICEYENVIIEFDDNDKSVFIFGEKPNITSALKEMGPFFSEQI from the coding sequence ATGAGTAACGATGTTAAAGAACCATTATATTTAAGATGGTCTGTTCTTGATCATTTACTTAAAACATTAAATAAGAAGTATGGTGACATCCCAAAAGAAATAATCAAAGACCTTCAATATGCAAGAGCTTTAACAAATTTTTACACTGAAGATCCTTCAGAACCTGATAGAGCAAAAGAATTAGGACGTATAGATTCACTATTAAATACGGTTGAAAGAAATCTCATGTCATTAGCTCAAGTTGAAGGTGAAGAATTTGTAAAAGAATGGGAGGAAAAATTATTAGATGCATCTAAAGGAAAAGAAGTATTTAAATCAGTACCTATACAATCTAAATTTATTGCAGGAATGCCTGCAAATTTTGACTTTGTAAGATTTAATTTCAGACAACCAATAGCTGAAGAAAGATTTATTGAAATATGTGAATATGAAAATGTTATCATTGAATTTGATGATAATGATAAATCAGTATTTATCTTTGGTGAAAAACCTAATATAACTAGTGCATTAAAAGAAATGGGTCCTTTCTTCAGTGAACAGATTTAA
- a CDS encoding metallophosphoesterase, with protein MKILTITDIHSAPDKIFSFLDENSVDEIIITGDVTEFGPEDYFVETLNKFGEYAPVHALFGNCDPENANELLDKSNIINIHDTTSNIGDIQLVGFGGSNITPFDTPNEYDDEILYKELIKFKDNLLSDSYTILVTHAPPLNTKTDKIESGAHVGSEGIRKIIEETQPTINVCGHVHESIGQDMIGNTVIVNPGDAANGHACIIELSDEDIKNKKVNLEIFTIE; from the coding sequence ATGAAAATATTAACAATAACTGATATTCACAGTGCTCCTGATAAGATATTTAGTTTTTTAGATGAGAACTCTGTTGATGAAATTATAATAACAGGGGATGTTACAGAGTTTGGTCCTGAAGATTATTTTGTTGAAACACTTAATAAATTTGGGGAATATGCTCCAGTTCATGCATTATTTGGAAATTGTGATCCTGAAAATGCAAATGAATTACTTGATAAATCTAACATAATTAATATACATGATACTACTTCAAATATTGGAGATATACAACTAGTTGGTTTTGGTGGATCAAACATAACACCATTTGATACTCCTAATGAATATGATGATGAAATATTATATAAAGAATTAATTAAATTTAAAGATAATTTACTTTCAGATTCTTATACAATTTTAGTAACACATGCACCACCACTAAACACAAAAACAGATAAAATAGAATCTGGTGCACATGTAGGTAGTGAAGGAATAAGAAAAATTATTGAAGAAACACAACCAACAATCAATGTATGTGGACATGTACATGAATCAATAGGACAAGATATGATAGGAAATACAGTAATAGTAAATCCTGGAGATGCAGCAAATGGACATGCATGTATCATAGAATTATCTGATGAAGATATTAAAAATAAAAAAGTCAACCTAGAAATATTTACAATAGAATGA
- a CDS encoding phenylacetate--CoA ligase family protein, with protein MAKFREEDTWIFNPEKECMTRDEFKELQLRRLKRVVKYAYENVPFYKDLYDKHGVSPDDIQTLDDIQKLPFITKDDLRKTYPFDLQAAPKEDWVEVHSTSGTTGIPTVAAYTQKDLDIWAESTARGLASVGVQKDSIVNVAYGFGLFTGGHGAQYGAQKIGALAVPMSSGNTKKQMNFLMDFPADFLCCTPSYALYLAESFEKEGLDPKSIPLKGGLYGAEMWTEEIRQKLESKFDISAQNIYGLTEVIGPGVSTECHIKEGMHIAEDHFYPEIIDPETLEVLPEGEEGEIVFTTLTKTGMPVIRYRTKDITSLNYHKCDCGRTTVRMSRITGRSDDMLKVKGVIVFPKQIEEVIMKIDELSAAYQIIVSRPGTLDEIEVQVEIDQANFSDSMTDLEGFRAKIARNIKDAIGIGVKVTLAEPYSIPRSEGKAKRVIDKRDFS; from the coding sequence ATGGCAAAGTTTAGAGAAGAAGACACATGGATATTTAATCCAGAAAAAGAATGTATGACTCGTGATGAGTTTAAAGAATTACAACTAAGAAGACTAAAACGTGTAGTAAAATATGCATATGAAAATGTACCATTTTACAAAGACTTATATGATAAACATGGAGTTTCACCAGATGATATCCAAACACTAGATGATATCCAAAAACTACCCTTTATCACAAAAGATGATTTAAGAAAAACATATCCCTTTGACTTACAAGCAGCACCAAAAGAAGACTGGGTGGAAGTACATTCAACAAGTGGTACAACAGGAATTCCAACAGTAGCAGCTTACACACAAAAAGACCTAGATATATGGGCAGAATCTACAGCACGTGGACTTGCAAGTGTAGGAGTACAAAAAGACAGTATAGTAAATGTAGCATATGGATTTGGATTATTTACAGGTGGACATGGAGCACAATATGGAGCACAAAAAATAGGTGCATTAGCAGTACCAATGTCTTCTGGAAATACAAAAAAACAAATGAACTTCTTAATGGATTTCCCTGCAGATTTTCTTTGTTGTACACCATCATATGCATTATATCTAGCTGAATCCTTTGAAAAAGAAGGACTTGACCCAAAATCAATCCCTCTAAAAGGTGGATTATATGGTGCTGAAATGTGGACTGAAGAAATTCGTCAAAAACTAGAATCAAAATTTGACATATCTGCACAAAACATTTATGGATTAACAGAAGTAATAGGTCCAGGAGTATCAACAGAATGTCATATAAAAGAAGGTATGCATATAGCAGAAGACCACTTCTATCCAGAAATAATTGATCCTGAAACTCTAGAAGTATTACCTGAAGGTGAAGAAGGAGAAATTGTATTCACAACACTTACAAAAACAGGAATGCCTGTAATAAGATACAGAACAAAAGATATAACTTCATTAAATTATCATAAATGTGATTGTGGAAGAACAACCGTTAGAATGAGTAGAATTACTGGACGTAGTGATGATATGCTTAAAGTAAAAGGAGTAATAGTATTCCCTAAACAAATTGAGGAAGTTATCATGAAAATTGATGAATTATCCGCAGCATATCAAATTATTGTATCAAGACCTGGAACACTTGATGAAATAGAAGTACAAGTAGAAATAGATCAAGCAAACTTCTCTGATTCAATGACTGACCTTGAAGGATTCAGAGCAAAAATAGCACGAAATATCAAAGATGCAATTGGTATAGGTGTAAAAGTAACTCTTGCAGAACCATACTCTATTCCTAGAAGTGAAGGTAAAGCTAAAAGAGTTATAGATAAAAGAGATTTTAGTTAA
- a CDS encoding acetolactate synthase — protein MAIKQVSVFLENKTGRLWKALNTLKAQDIDIRALSIADTSDFGILRMIVSNPDKAKSSLEDEKFAVSLADVLAIEVEDQPGGLEAALDLLNNNGINVEYIYAFVEKKTQKALVVLRTEDNDNAVSLLEDNGFSLLNQDEAYTL, from the coding sequence ATGGCAATAAAACAAGTATCAGTATTTTTAGAAAATAAAACTGGAAGATTATGGAAAGCACTTAACACATTAAAAGCTCAAGATATTGATATAAGAGCATTATCAATAGCAGATACATCTGACTTTGGAATATTAAGGATGATTGTATCAAATCCAGATAAAGCTAAAAGTTCTCTTGAAGATGAAAAATTTGCAGTAAGTTTAGCAGATGTACTTGCAATAGAAGTAGAAGATCAACCAGGAGGACTAGAAGCAGCATTAGATTTATTAAATAATAATGGAATTAATGTTGAATATATCTATGCATTTGTAGAAAAGAAAACACAAAAAGCATTAGTTGTTTTAAGAACTGAAGATAATGATAATGCAGTATCTCTTTTAGAGGATAATGGATTTTCATTACTTAATCAAGATGAAGCATATACATTATAA